The Lepisosteus oculatus isolate fLepOcu1 chromosome 4, fLepOcu1.hap2, whole genome shotgun sequence genome window below encodes:
- the stox1 gene encoding storkhead-box protein 1, with protein sequence MSQQQRVVQLSAASLALVLGQDGESSTGAGGKCSGSSPSGQDIFADFKSQNLRSFWNKRLVRAVEEIVFQGWLENFVLLVQGSANNLEVLREAWMRRALRSPKGFAIRAVGDVSPVHMSPITQSQFIPLSEVLCCVISDMNAAHIVVNQEALISHMMKAHPGMSIPTQDILYSALGALIKERKIYHTGEGYFIVTPQTYFITNSPAKDKQRWITAETDPPLPPPITYLVSTESCVESAGDTVPVVAHCKSCRCFAQQPAQPVHDQQSISECTGRSFRWAKESKPTIQHQSTSTAADYQPSEASKSTATRRDKEKTGRKFGLSLFRRNTAKKEKPKKEYATFSAQFPPEEWPVRDEDDLNNLPRDLELAIIKRINPELTVDNLVRHTVMMKKLEERGINKGISTEILGPRHRHHLKGHNRRSSSKAARLRKRGLPSREKHRTKNKSSVSNTELEGVQEAEAIKEKVPCHLNPEMPVDELDAKIYEDLVTVESKHIYKKRIDNPFQDRAVRDSGLETGPRAQKKRDSKGQRSERRERTAHRSKSWDSSRAKALVDEDRRAPDDRSCENIKPKGFNYDAAVDTSPQEYAGDYGSSYPESSTLRIEDKWKQHVKDVKPKGSGYYAAQEKESKYKVLQDGCIENSLSTKHLSRQTEAADLLPSHSFPPQVTYHCDTATVPSSWPMPNNQHQLSVALKQLDSTDDRNQKPDLQTTHSQLNSAKGGLSSKSNGLRTASGHMDSEGFTDDDQAVYQQAVEDDDGCSSLYLNEDSDLDSNEASRSGTVHYHKPFSKRDDWNSTGVEEGSVGAQQEHAEVFGTHCEEDDLRWHESGSQHPAKPKNIMQTDNGRRMSPFLYEHLEDAVQDVEQMETVDSSIFDYCHTSEADSDAETLHKSSDEGDDKSSLWTCDQHVEESLRKQFEQKLELVGTSHTTVTSPNAQGRPVPGETVENHSITGDSGIDSPRTRVSLASNNSVILEGLKRRSFLQNLEKLHSKSNVIRPQSSLLQLTPVMNV encoded by the exons ATGTCCCAGCAGCAGCGGGTTGTGCAGCTGTCAGCGGCGTCGCTCGCCCTGGTCCTGGGCCAGGACGGGGAGAGCTCCACAGGCGCAGGGGGCAAGTGCAGTGGCTCCAGCCCCAGCGGACAAGACATTTTCGCCGATTTTAAATCGCAGAATTTGCGGAGCTTTTGGAATAAGCGACTGGTCAGAGCCGTGGAGGAGATTGTTTTCCAGGGGTGGTTGGAGAATTTTGTGCTCCTGGTTCAGGGGAGCGCAAACAATTTGGAAGTGCTGAGGGAAGCGTGGATGCGAAGGGCTCTGAGGTCGCCGAAGGGGTTTGCCATCCGAGCAGTGG GTGATGTGTCTCCAGTGCACATGTCTCCCATCACTCAGTCCCAGTTCATTCCTCTGTCAGAGGTGCTGTGCTGTGTCATATCTGACATGAACGCTGCTCACATTGTTGTCAACCAGGAGGCCTTGATCAGCCACATGATGAAAGCACACCCAG GCATGTCGATTCCTACTCAAGACATCCTCTACAGCGCACTGGGTGCCTTGATAAAGGAGAGGAAGATCTACCACACAGGAGAGGGATATTTCATTGTCACCCCGCAGACTTACTTCATCACAAACAGCCCGGCAAAGGACAAGCAAAGGTGGATCACAGCAGAAACTgaccctcccctcccccctcccatcACCTACCTGGTGAGCACTGAAAGCTGTGTCGAGTCGGCTGGCGACACTGTCCCCGTGGTGGCGCACTGCAAATCCTGCCGCTGTTTCGCCCAGCAGCCGGCCCAACCCGTGCACGACCAGCAGTCTATCAGCGAGTGCACAGGCAGGAGCTTCAGGTGGGCGAAAGAGAGCAAGCCCACCATCCAGCACCAGTCTACCTCCACGGCGGCGGACTACCAGCCGAGCGAGGCCAGCAAGTCGACCGCCACCCGCAGAGACAAGGAGAAAACCGGCAGGAAATTCGGCCTCAGCCTGTTCAGGCGCAACACGGCAAAGAAGGAGAAACCCAAGAAGGAGTACGCCACGTTCTCTGCCCAGTTTCCCCCAGAGGAATGGCCTGTCCGGGATGAAGACGACTTGAACAACCTCCCCCGTGACCTGGAGTTAGCCATCATCAAGCGCATCAACCCAGAGCTCACTGTTGACAACCTCGTGCGACACACCGTCATGATGAAGAAACTGGAAGAGCGAGGCATCAACAAGGGCATCTCCACCGAGATACTGGGCCCCAGACATCGGCACCACTTGAAGGGTCATAATAGAAGGTCTTCCTCCAAAGCTGCGCGGCTCAGGAAgagaggactcccctccagagAGAAGCACAGAACCAAAAACAAGTCCTCAGTCTCGAACACTGAGTTGGAGGGAGTGCAGGAGGCAGAAGCCATTAAAGAAAAAGTGCCTTGTCACCTGAACCCTGAAATGCCAGTGGACGAGCTGGATGCCAAAATATATGAGGATCTTGTCACTGTCGAATCGAAACATATTTACAAGAAGCGGATTGATAATCCGTTTCAGGACAGGGCGGTGAGAGACAGCGGTCTGGAGACGGGTCCAAGGGCTCAAAAGAAGCGTGACTCAAAGGGGCAAAGGTCAGAGCGGAGGGAGCGCACTGCCCACAGGTCCAAGTCCTGGGATTCATCCCGGGCAAAAGCCTTGGTTGACGAAGACAGGCGAGCACCGGATGATAGGTCCTGTGAAAATATTAAACCAAAAGGTTTTAATTATGATGCCGCTGTGGACACCAGTCCACAGGAGTATGCTGGGGACTATGGCTCAAGTTATCCAGAGAGTAGCACCCTGAGAATAGAAGACAAGTGGAAACAGCACGTGAAGGATGTCAAGCCCAAGGGTAGTGGTTACTATGCCGCACAAGAAAAAGAATCCAAGTACAAGGTTTTGCAGGATGGGTGCATAGAGAACAGTCTGAGCACAAAGCACCTCTCCAGGCAGACAGAGGCGGCAGATTTACTCCCTTCCCATTCCTTTCCACCTCAGGTCACATACCACTGTGACACAGCCACAGTGCCGTCATCGTGGCCCATGCCAAACAACCAGCACCAGCTCTCTGTTGCACTGAAACAGCTGGACAGCACAGACGACAGGAATCAGAAGCCTGATCTCCAAACCACACATTCACAGTTAAATAGTGCAAAAGGTGGACTCTCATCAAAAAGTAACGGCCTGCGGACTGCTTCAGGTCACATGGACAGTGAGGGTTTCACAGATGATGACCAAGCTGTGTATCAACAGGCAGTGGAGGATGATGATGGCTGTAGTTCACTGTACCTGAATGAGGATTCTGATCTGGATAGCAATGAAGCCTCTCGATCCGGCACAGTGCATTATCATAAGCCGTTTTCCAAGAGGGATGACTGGAACAGTACTGGAGTGGAGGAGGGCTCTGTTGGtgcacagcaggaacacgctGAGGTTTTTGGGACTCACTGTGAAGAGGATGATTTGAGGTGGCACGAGTCTGGTAGTCAACACCCGGCCAAGCCGAAGAATATCATGCAAACAGACAACGGCCGTAGGATGTCTCCGTTCCTTTACGAGCACCTCGAAGACGCAGTCCAGGATGTGGAGCAAATGGAAACCGTTGATAGCAGCATATTTGACTACTGCCACACCAGTGAGGCTGACTCAGATGCTGAAACTCTGCACAAATCTTCAGATGAAGGGGATGACAAATCTTCGCTCTGGACCTGCGACCAGCACGTGGAGGAAAGTCTCAGAAAACAGTTTGAGCAAAAGTTAGAGCTTGTTGGTACATCACACACTACTGTTACAAGTCCGAATGCCCAAGGAAGGCCAGTTCCTGGGGAAACTGTAGAAAATCACAGCATTACAGGGGACAGTGGAATAGATTCCCCAAG GACTCGTGTGAGCCTCGCGTCCAATAACTCGGTGATCCTCGAAGGGCTGAAAAGGAGGAGCTTTCTGCAGAATCTGGAGAAGCTCCACTCAAAAAGCAACGTGATCCGGCCTCAGAGCTCGCTCCTTCAGCTGACCCCGGTGATGAATGTGTAA